The Electrophorus electricus isolate fEleEle1 chromosome 19, fEleEle1.pri, whole genome shotgun sequence genome has a segment encoding these proteins:
- the mta2 gene encoding metastasis-associated protein MTA2, whose product MAANMYRVGDYVYFENSSSNPYLIRRIEELNKTANGNVEAKVVCLFRRRDISGNLNTLADSNARDFEEESKQPPISEQQKHQLKHRELFLSRQFESLPATHIRGKCNVTLLNETDVLTSYLEREDCFFYSLVFDPVQKTLLADQGEIRVGSKYQAEIPDKLAEGESDNRLQEKLETKAWDPDNQLKDSQIDQFLVVARAVGTFARALDCSSSIRQPSLHMSAAAASRDITLFHAMDTLQKNGYDLARAMSTLVPQGGPVLCRDEMEEWSASEAMLFEEALEKYGKDFNDIRQDFLPWKSLASVVQFYYMWKTTDRYIQQKRLKAAEADSKLKQVYIPTYTKPNPNQIMVPGNKPGMNGAAGFQKGLCCESCHTAQSPQWYAWGPPNMQCRLCASCWIYWKKYGGLKTPTQLEGATRAGSDAAPRSHMTRQEVQGMSPFTSNAGRAKLLAKNRQTFILQTTKLTRIARRVCQDILQSRRAARRPYAPINANAVKAECMIRLPKASKSAMKNRPVPRPSLVNIVKELAVQAPLKHKAPRSAPTPINRNQANQPRSVSASLLGKRPFDSVTGHPFSTNGRPFMSGMRTSTQSVIKRQRVSQGDAPNPVVFVATKDTRALRKHLSQAEMRRAARKPNIPVRVKFPPLPRPLPVPILASSTSEPIVLED is encoded by the exons ATGGCGGCCAACATGTACCGAGTAGGAG ATTATGTATACTTTGAGAACTCATCCAGCAACCCCTACTTGATCCGCCGAATAGAAGAACTCAATAAG ACGGCCAATGGTAACGTAGAAGCCAAGGTGGTGTGCCTCTTCAGGAGGAGGGATATCTCTGGGAATCTGAACACACTGGCTGACAGCAATGCTA GAGATTTTGAGGAGGAGTCCAAGCAACCGCCAATCAGCGAGCAACAAAAACACCAGCTTAAACACCGAGAACTGTTCCTGTCCCGACAGTTTGAGTCTCTTCCTGCCACACACATACG GGGGAAATGTAATGTCACACTTCTGAATGAGACTGACGTTTTAACAAGCTacctagagagagag GACTGCTTCTTTTACTCCTTGGTGTTCGACCCGGTCCAGAAAACCCTGCTGGCTGACCAGGGCGAGATCCGGGTGGGATCTAAATACCAGGCGGAGATCCCCGACAAACTGGCCGAAG GGGAATCGGACAATCGGCTGCAAGAGAAACTGGAGACGAAGGCGTGGGACCCAGATAACCAGCTGAAAGACTCCCAAATCGATCAGTTCCTTGTGGTGGCACG GGCTGTGGGGACATTCGCTCGTGCGTTAGACTGCAGCAGCTCCATCCGCCAACCGAGCCTGCACATGAGCGCAGCAGCTGCTTCCAGAGACATTACActg TTCCACGCCATGGACACACTGCAGAAGAACGGCTATGACCTGGCCAGGGCCATGTCCACGCTGGTGCCTCAAGGCGGACCAGTGCTCTGCCGTGACGAGATGGAGGAGTGGAGTGCCTCAGAGGCCATGCTGTTCGAGGAGGCACTGGAGAAGTACGGCAAGGACTTCAACGACATCCGCCAGGACTTT TTGCCCTGGAAGTCGTTAGCGAGTGTGGTTCAGTTCTACTACATGTGGAAGACCACGGACCGTTACATCCAGCAG AAAAGACTGAAGGCTGCAGAAGCAGACAGTAAACTAAAGCAGGTTTACATCCCCACCTA caccaaacccaaccctaaccagATCATGGTTCCTGGCAACAAGCCTGGCATGAATGGAGCTGCGGGCTTCCAGAAAGGCCTGTGCTGTGAGAGCTGCCACA CTGCACAGTCGCCTCAGTGGTACGCGTGGGGGCCTCCTAACATGCAGTGCCGGCTCTGCGCCTCCTGCTGGATCTACTGGAAGAAATACGGCGGCTTGAAGACCCCCACACAGCTAGAGGGCGCTACAAGAGCTGGCTCG GATGCTGCCCCTCGTAGTCACATGACTCGTCAGGAGGTGCAGGGCATGTCCCCATTCACCAGCAACGCCGGCAGAGCCAAGCTGCTGGCGAAGAACCGCCAGACATTCATCCTGCAGACCACCAAGCTGACACGCATCGCCCGCCGAGTGTGCCAGGACATCCTACAGTCTCGCCGTGCAGCCCGCCGCCCCTACGCACCCATCAACGCAAATGCCGTCAAAGCAGAGT GTATGATAAGACTCCCTAAAGCATCAAAGAGTGCTATGAAGAACCGCCCTGTTCCACGACCGTCTCTTGTTAACATAGTGAAAGAACTTG CCGTCCAGGCTCCTCTCAAACACAAAGCACCCCGCAGTGCTCCCACCCCTATCAACCGTAACCAGGCCAACCAGCCACGCAGTGTTAGTGCGTCCCTGCTTGGCAAGAGGCCCTTTGATAGT GTGACGGGGCACCCTTTCTCCACCAATGGGAGGCCCTTCATGTCCGGCATGAGAACATCCACCCAGTCAGTCATAAAGCGTCAGAGAGTCAGTCAAGGAGATGCCCCCAACCCTGTAGTGTTTGTGGCTACTAAAGATACCAG AGCCCTACGGAAACACCTCTCCCAGGCAGAGATGAGGCGGGCAGCTAGGAAACCGAACATCCCTGTAAGGGTGAAATTTCCTCCGCTACCACGGCCACTTCCTGTACCCATCCTGGCCTCCAGTACCAGTGAACCAATCGTGCTGGAGGACTGA
- the cth1 gene encoding cysteine three histidine 1: MAPASQDDLLFPSEGGDEPFFSEESLASGGLSLAEALLPLAESPSPSLNPLLCSTRYKTELCSRYTESGTCKYAERCQFAHGLHDLHMPSRHPKYKTELCRTFHAAGYCMYGSRCLFVHSLKEQRPLRHRRRNVPCRTYRAFGVCPFGTRCHFLHVEGGSESSDGSAAVEEKAWQPLLPRSGDWKPRGALCRTFSAFGFCLYGTRCRFQHGLPNALKGLDLSQSPWSPQGHARALSPASDVQSSSSPRSSASSSPQSVLASPAFPHDSGPITPSSGELMANNAFTFSSQHLNDLLLPLAFRLQQLEQANSLSPRCEQNQPLLS, encoded by the exons ATGGCTCCG GCCAGCCAAGATGACTTGTTGTTTCCCTCAGAGGGTGGGGATGAACCCTTTTTCTCAGAGGAAAGCTTGGCCAGTGGGGGCCTCTCCCTTGCTGAGGCTCTCCTCCCGCTGGCAGagtctccgtctccctctctgaacCCCTTGCTTTGCTCCACCCGCTACAAGACAGAGCTGTGCAGTCGCTATACTGAGAGTGGAACGTGCAAGTACGCAGAGCGCTGTCAGTTTGCTCACGGCCTGCACGATCTCCATATGCCCTCCCGCCATCCCAAGTACAAGACGGAGCTGTGCCGTACCTTTCACGCGGCCGGTTACTGCATGTATGGCAGCCGCTGCCTCTTTGTGCACAGTCTGAAGGAACAGAGGCCCCTTCGCCACAGGCGGAGGAACGTGCCCTGCCGCACGTACCGTGCCTTTGGCGTTTGCCCCTTTGGAACCCGATGCCACTTTCTGCACGTGGAGGGCGGCTCGGAGTCGAGTGACGGCAGCGCCGCCGTGGAGGAGAAGGCCTGGCAGCCGCTGCTGCCACGCTCCGGCGACTGGAAGCCTCGCGGTGCGCTCTGCCGTACTTTCAGCGCCTTCGGCTTCTGCCTCTATGGCACTCGGTGCCGCTTCCAGCACGGGCTCCCCAATGCGTTGAAGGGCCTCGATTTGAGCCAGTCACCCTGGTCTCCTCAAGGGCATGCAAGAGCCCTCTCTCCAGCCTCAGATGTGCAGTCTTCCTCATCCCCTCGTTCCTCTGCCTCCTCGTCCCCTCAGTCTGTGCTGGCCTCACCTGCTTTCCCCCATGACTCTGGACCCATCACGCCCTCATCTGGAGAGCTGATGGCCAACAACGCGTTCACCTTCAGCAGCCAGCACCTAAATGACCTGCTATTGCCGCTGGCCTTCCGACTCCAACAGCTTGAGCAGGCCAACAGTCTGAGTCCACGGTGTGAGCAGAACCAACCACTGCTGTCTTGA
- the taf6l gene encoding TAF6-like RNA polymerase II p300/CBP-associated factor-associated factor 65 kDa subunit 6L isoform X1 — protein sequence MTEAREERRFAEVSRDSVKLMAESAGVELSDDLAAMLAEDVCYRLREATQVNKNSSQFMRHAKRRKLTVEDFNRALRWSNTEAICGYGSQDALPFRPLKEGEFFFVEDREVNLVELALATNIPKGCAETTVRVHVSYLDGKGNLEPQGTVPSAVQSLSDDLLKYYQQITRAILGEDPHLMKVALLDLQSNSKIAALLPYFVYVISGVKSVSHDLDQLNRLLHMVKSLVQNPYLYLGSYVRSLVSSVMYCILEPLAASINPLNDHWTLRDYAALLLSHIFWTHGDLVSGLYHQILLSLQKVLSDPVRPLCSHYGAVVGLHALGWKAVERVLYPHLPAYWANLQAVLDDYSVSNAQVKADGHKVYGAILVAVERLLKMKAMSLTPSSEGGAAALHKSAGGVMGFRESSPGLSPPPEPLSEPPLGIASHLQAGGAGCQWEEWTPVSLPAMYCELYSFFGDSLAVRFSTGPALGSAPPPGPLQSQEARKEPGSGAANLESTRKMPQLTANMNISPRQDGSPRTDPAPPSLAATATGRSLARSSSSSTSVPRSRSSSSRPGRSASQSRDIFPKARFPPPQAGPPAFSFVIGGRQMGRRCQGRRFQTSFTPTPPLGSLPPRAYAHKLPVIGRVSKPMRCWTCSHYSLYLPL from the exons ATGACCGAAGCGAGGGAAGAGCGTCGCTTCGCTGAGGTATCCCGTGACTCCGTTAAGCTCATGGCCGAGAGTGCGGGGGTTGAGCTCAGTGATGATCTAGCTGCGATGCTCGCTGAGGACGTGTGTTATCGACTGAGGGAGGCAACACAGGTGAATAAG AACAGCTCGCAATTCATGCGACACGCCAAGAGAAGAAAACTTACTGTAGAGGACTTCAACAGAGCCCTTCGCTGGAGCAATACCGAG GCCATCTGTGGGTATGGCTCTCAGGATGCCTTACCATTCCGTCCTCTGAAAGAGGGAGAGTTTTTCTTTGTTGAGGATCGAGAGGTTAACTTGGTAGAGCTGGCTCTTGCCACAAACATTCCTAAGGGCTGTGCTGAGACCACAGTGCGAG TGCATGTGTCGTATCTTGATGGAAAAGGAAATCTAGAGCCTCAAGGCACAG TTCCCAGTGCTGTGCAGTCTCTATCAGATGACCTACTCAAGTATTACCAGCAGATCACCAGAGCCATATtaggagaggatccacatcttATGAAG GTGGCTTTGCTGGATCTCCAGTCCAACTCCAAGATCGCTGCCCTCCTGCCTTACTTTGTTTATGTTATCAGCGGG GTGAAATCCGTAAGCCATGATCTGGATCAGCTGAACAGGCTGTTGCATATGGTGAAAAGCCTGGTTCAGAACCCCTATCTCTACCTGGGCTCATACGTGCGGAGTCTGGTCTCCAGCGTCATGTACTGCATCCTGGAGCCGCTCGCAGCCTCCATCAACCCGCTCAACGACCACTGGACCCTGAGAGACTACGCCGCCCTGCTCCTCAGCCACATCTtctg GACTCATGGGGACCTGGTGAGCGGGCTGTACCATCAGATCCTGCTCTCGCTGCAGAAGGTCCTGTCAGACCCAGTCCGGCCTCTCTGCTCCCACTATGGAGCAGTGGTTGGCTTGCATGCTCTTGGTTGGAAG GCTGTTGAGCGTGTGTTGTATCCCCACCTGCCTGCTTACTGGGCAAACCTGCAAGCCGTGCTGGACGATTACTCTGTGTCCAATGCACAAGTGAAAGCAGATGGACACAAAGTCTATGGAGCCATCCTT GTGGCAGTGGAGCGCTTGCTAAAGATGAAGGCTATGAGCCTGACTCCATCCTCAGAAGGGGGTGCTGCTGCTCTTCATAAGTCTGCAGGAGGTGTGATGGGTTTCAGAGAGAGCTCACCAGGCCTCAGCCCCCCTCCTGAACCCCTGTCCGAGCCCCCTCTGGGCATCGCCAGCCACTTGCAGGCGGGCGGAGCCGGGTGCCAGTGGGAGGAGTGGACCCCTGTTTCGCTCCCTGCCATGTACTGTGAGCTGTATTCATTCTTTGGAGACAGCCTGGCTGTGCGCTTTAGCACTGGCCCCGCCTTGGgctctgccccgcccccaggCCCCCTTCAGTCTCAAGAGGCACGGAAAGAGCCAGGTAGCGGTGCTGCCAACCTCGAGAGTACGCGCAAGATGCCCCAGCTCACCGCCAACATGAACATTAGCCCCAGGCAGGATGGAAGCCCGCGTACGGATCCAGCCCCACCCAGTCTGGCTGCTACAGCAACCGGGAG GTCTCTGGCTcgctcttcctcatcctcaacCTCAGTCCCTCGCTCCAGGTCCTCCTCCTCCCGCCCAGGGCGTTCAGCCAGCCAATCCCGAGACATCTTCCCGAAAGCCCGCTTTCCTCCTCCCCAGGCCGGCCCTCCAGCTTTCTCCTTTGTGATTGGTGGACGGCAGATGGGCCGGCGTTGCCAGGGACGACGCTTCCAGACAAGCTTCACGCCAACTCCGCCCCTCGGTTCCCTCCCACCACGTGCCTATGCCCACAAACTACCAGTTATAGGGAGAGTCAGCAAGCCAATGAGATGCTGGACGTGCTCCCATTATTCGCTGTACCTGcctctttaa
- the taf6l gene encoding TAF6-like RNA polymerase II p300/CBP-associated factor-associated factor 65 kDa subunit 6L isoform X2 has product MTEAREERRFAEVSRDSVKLMAESAGVELSDDLAAMLAEDVCYRLREATQNSSQFMRHAKRRKLTVEDFNRALRWSNTEAICGYGSQDALPFRPLKEGEFFFVEDREVNLVELALATNIPKGCAETTVRVHVSYLDGKGNLEPQGTVPSAVQSLSDDLLKYYQQITRAILGEDPHLMKVALLDLQSNSKIAALLPYFVYVISGVKSVSHDLDQLNRLLHMVKSLVQNPYLYLGSYVRSLVSSVMYCILEPLAASINPLNDHWTLRDYAALLLSHIFWTHGDLVSGLYHQILLSLQKVLSDPVRPLCSHYGAVVGLHALGWKAVERVLYPHLPAYWANLQAVLDDYSVSNAQVKADGHKVYGAILVAVERLLKMKAMSLTPSSEGGAAALHKSAGGVMGFRESSPGLSPPPEPLSEPPLGIASHLQAGGAGCQWEEWTPVSLPAMYCELYSFFGDSLAVRFSTGPALGSAPPPGPLQSQEARKEPGSGAANLESTRKMPQLTANMNISPRQDGSPRTDPAPPSLAATATGRSLARSSSSSTSVPRSRSSSSRPGRSASQSRDIFPKARFPPPQAGPPAFSFVIGGRQMGRRCQGRRFQTSFTPTPPLGSLPPRAYAHKLPVIGRVSKPMRCWTCSHYSLYLPL; this is encoded by the exons ATGACCGAAGCGAGGGAAGAGCGTCGCTTCGCTGAGGTATCCCGTGACTCCGTTAAGCTCATGGCCGAGAGTGCGGGGGTTGAGCTCAGTGATGATCTAGCTGCGATGCTCGCTGAGGACGTGTGTTATCGACTGAGGGAGGCAACACAG AACAGCTCGCAATTCATGCGACACGCCAAGAGAAGAAAACTTACTGTAGAGGACTTCAACAGAGCCCTTCGCTGGAGCAATACCGAG GCCATCTGTGGGTATGGCTCTCAGGATGCCTTACCATTCCGTCCTCTGAAAGAGGGAGAGTTTTTCTTTGTTGAGGATCGAGAGGTTAACTTGGTAGAGCTGGCTCTTGCCACAAACATTCCTAAGGGCTGTGCTGAGACCACAGTGCGAG TGCATGTGTCGTATCTTGATGGAAAAGGAAATCTAGAGCCTCAAGGCACAG TTCCCAGTGCTGTGCAGTCTCTATCAGATGACCTACTCAAGTATTACCAGCAGATCACCAGAGCCATATtaggagaggatccacatcttATGAAG GTGGCTTTGCTGGATCTCCAGTCCAACTCCAAGATCGCTGCCCTCCTGCCTTACTTTGTTTATGTTATCAGCGGG GTGAAATCCGTAAGCCATGATCTGGATCAGCTGAACAGGCTGTTGCATATGGTGAAAAGCCTGGTTCAGAACCCCTATCTCTACCTGGGCTCATACGTGCGGAGTCTGGTCTCCAGCGTCATGTACTGCATCCTGGAGCCGCTCGCAGCCTCCATCAACCCGCTCAACGACCACTGGACCCTGAGAGACTACGCCGCCCTGCTCCTCAGCCACATCTtctg GACTCATGGGGACCTGGTGAGCGGGCTGTACCATCAGATCCTGCTCTCGCTGCAGAAGGTCCTGTCAGACCCAGTCCGGCCTCTCTGCTCCCACTATGGAGCAGTGGTTGGCTTGCATGCTCTTGGTTGGAAG GCTGTTGAGCGTGTGTTGTATCCCCACCTGCCTGCTTACTGGGCAAACCTGCAAGCCGTGCTGGACGATTACTCTGTGTCCAATGCACAAGTGAAAGCAGATGGACACAAAGTCTATGGAGCCATCCTT GTGGCAGTGGAGCGCTTGCTAAAGATGAAGGCTATGAGCCTGACTCCATCCTCAGAAGGGGGTGCTGCTGCTCTTCATAAGTCTGCAGGAGGTGTGATGGGTTTCAGAGAGAGCTCACCAGGCCTCAGCCCCCCTCCTGAACCCCTGTCCGAGCCCCCTCTGGGCATCGCCAGCCACTTGCAGGCGGGCGGAGCCGGGTGCCAGTGGGAGGAGTGGACCCCTGTTTCGCTCCCTGCCATGTACTGTGAGCTGTATTCATTCTTTGGAGACAGCCTGGCTGTGCGCTTTAGCACTGGCCCCGCCTTGGgctctgccccgcccccaggCCCCCTTCAGTCTCAAGAGGCACGGAAAGAGCCAGGTAGCGGTGCTGCCAACCTCGAGAGTACGCGCAAGATGCCCCAGCTCACCGCCAACATGAACATTAGCCCCAGGCAGGATGGAAGCCCGCGTACGGATCCAGCCCCACCCAGTCTGGCTGCTACAGCAACCGGGAG GTCTCTGGCTcgctcttcctcatcctcaacCTCAGTCCCTCGCTCCAGGTCCTCCTCCTCCCGCCCAGGGCGTTCAGCCAGCCAATCCCGAGACATCTTCCCGAAAGCCCGCTTTCCTCCTCCCCAGGCCGGCCCTCCAGCTTTCTCCTTTGTGATTGGTGGACGGCAGATGGGCCGGCGTTGCCAGGGACGACGCTTCCAGACAAGCTTCACGCCAACTCCGCCCCTCGGTTCCCTCCCACCACGTGCCTATGCCCACAAACTACCAGTTATAGGGAGAGTCAGCAAGCCAATGAGATGCTGGACGTGCTCCCATTATTCGCTGTACCTGcctctttaa